In Cellulomonas wangsupingiae, the genomic window AGGTGTCTGACGGGCGCACCCTGTGCCCGGCAGTGCGCCCGGTGGTAGGACGGACTCCTGACGTCCGCACCACCAGGGGGCCGCCATGCGCACGTCCACGCTCGCCCGTCCGCTCGTCGTCGTCGCCGCCGCGTTCGCGCTCAGTGCGGGCGCGCTGCCCGGTGATGCCGCACCGCCCGGGGTGGGTGACGAGATCGACGGTGCGGGCCTCGACGGGTCCGGGCCGGACGGACGCGGCGGGCACCACGGGCGGCCACCCGCCAAGGTGCCCGTCGCGGTCGGCACCGGCGGTGCCGTGGCGACGGTCGACCCGGACGCCACGCGCGTCGGGCTGGACGTGCTGCGCCGCGGCGGCAACGCCGTCGACGCCGCGGTGGCCGCCGCCGCGACCCTGGGTGTCGCCGAGCCGTACTCGGCCGGCATCGGGGGCGGCGGGTTCCTCGTCGTCTACGACGCCGCGACGGGGAGCGTGCAGACGCTCGACGGGCGCGAGACCGCACCGGCCGCGATGGGCAGCGACGCGTTCGTCGAGGACGGCGTCGCGATCCCGCCCGAGGAGGCGGTGACGTCCGGCCTGTCGGTCGGCGTGCCGGGGACCCCGGCGACGTGGCAGGCCGCCCTCGACACCTGGGGCACGCTCAGCCTGCGCGACGCGCTGGCCGGCGCGACGCGGGTCGCGGAGCGCGGGTTCGTCGTGGACCGGACGTTCGCCGAGCAGACGGAGGCGAACGCGGACCGGTTCGCCGACTTCACGTCGACGGCCGCGCTGTACCTGCCGGGCGGGTCCGTGCCCCGCGTCGGGTCGGTGCTGCGCAACCCGGACCTCGCGCGCACGTACCGGCTCCTCGCGCGCCACGGCGTCGACGCGCTCTACACGGGCCCGCTCGCGCGGGAGATCGTCGACACGGTGCAGGCGCCGCCCGTCGCTCCCGGCAGCACACGCGTCGTGCGGCCCGGGCTGCTCCAGCCGGCCGACCTCGCCGCGTACGAGGTCGTGCCGCGCGACCCCACGCTCGTCACCTACCGGGGCCTCGACGTGTACGGCATGGCCCCGCCGTCGTCCGGCGGGTCGACGGTGGGCGAGGCGCTGAACATCCTCGAGACCGTGGACCTGGGCGCCCTCGACGAGACGCAGGCGCTGCACCACTACGTCGAGGCGGCGGCCCTCGCGTTCGCCGACCGCAACCGCTGGGTCGGCGACCCCGCCTTCGTCGACGTGCCGCTCGACGAGCTGCTGTCCGACGGCTTCGCGGCCGAGCGCGCGTGCCTCATCGACCCGGCGGCGGCGCTGCCCAAGCCGGTCGCGCCCGGAGTCCCCGACGGGACGTACGGGCCGTACGAGCCGTGCGCCCCGGGCGGCGACGCGGCCACCGAGACCCCCGAGGGCACGTCGACGACGCACCTGACGACGGCCGACCGGTGGGGCAACGTCGTGGCGTACACGCTGACGATCGAGTCCACCGGAGGCAACGGGATCGTCGTGCCCGGGCGTGGGTTCCTGCTCAACAACGAGCTGACGGACTTCAGCTTCACCGACACGCAGGGCGGCGCGGACCCGAACCTGCCCGGGCCGGGCAAGCGCCCGCGCAGCTCGATGGCCCCGACGATCGTCCTGCAGGACGGCCGCCCGCTGCTCGCCCTGGGGTCGCCGGGTGGCGCGACGATCATCACCACGGTGCTGCAGACGCTGGTGAACCGCCTGGACCTCGGCATGCCGCTCGACCAGGCGGTCGCGGCCCCGCGTGCGACGCCCCGCAACGGCACGTCGATCCAGGCGGAGCCGGGCTTCCCGCGCGCCGGCCTCGAGGCCCTCGGGCACGTCTTCGCCGACACCCCGGAGATCGGGGCGGCGGCGGCGATCGAGGTGCTGGACCGGGGCAGGTTCCTGGCCGTCGCCGAGCCTGAGCGCCGCGGCGGCGGCAGCGCGGGGGTGGTGCGTCCGCGGCGGTGACACCGTGCAGCGTTCGGGACGACTGGCGTCCCGGACGCTGCACAGTCCGCCGGCCCTAGGACCTCCTGACCACGGACGGTGCCGTCGGACGGCCCAAGGTGGAGGAGTGTTCCGTACGTCCTCCGCCCTGCGGCCCCGCGCCGCCCGCCACGACGCCGCGTCCGGCACCCTGACGGTCCGTCTCACGTCCGTCTCGGGGGGCAGCTGGGCCGAGTACGAGTACCGCGACGTCCCCGCGGACGTCGCGCACCGCGTCACCACCGCCGGCGTCCGCCTGCGCGCGGCGCTGCTCGAGCACGTCGTGGACCGCTACGCCGTGCGCCGCTGCGGGACCCCCCGGTGGGTCGAGCCGGCGACCACCGGCCCCGCCTGACACCCGACGGACGTGCGGGGTCGCCGTCGCAGAGCGACGACGACCCCGCACGGTCGCATCCTGGGGTACGTCAGGCGAACGCCTCCGGCACGGCCGCGCGCACCTTGGCGGGCGTGTCCTCCCAGCCCTCGACCGCGACGCACGGCACGCCCGTCGAGATCACCGGGTAGTCGTTGCCGCCCTCGTCGAGGCGGTCGCCGAAGAACACGGCCTGCGTCGGCTCCAGGCCCAGGCGCGCGAGCAGCCGGTTGACGCCGTACGCCTTGTCGATGCCCTTGCGGGTGATGTCGACGGACGTCGAGCCGCCGGAGCGGACCTCGAGGTCGGGCAGCTGCTCGGCGACGGCCGCACGCAGCTTCTCCTTCTTCGCGCCGTCCGGGTCCCAGGCGGCCTTCGCGTCGACGGGGGCCTCCTGACCGAGGGCGGAGAACGTCACCTGGCTGCCGCGCAGCTCGATGCGGTCCCCCCAGGTGTTCTCCTCCCACAGCCCCAGCTCGCGCGCCGACTTCTCGACGGCGGCGGCGGCGCGGGCGGACTCGTCCTCGGTGAGCGGCTCGCTGTACACCTCGGCCCATGCGGCGCCGTCGTGCACCAGGTAGCGCGTCCCGCACGTCGGCAGCACGTGCAGGCGGGAGAGGGCCGCGGTGTCGTCGACCGACGACAGCAGCTGGGCGTCGAACTGCTCGAACCGGCCGCCGGAGATGATGCCGACCTGCGCGACGCGGGTGAGCGCGACGATCATGTCGACGATCTGCGGGTGCACCTTGCTCTTCGAGGGCGCGAGAGTGTCGTCCAGGTCGAAGAGCACGAGCTCGTAGGTCATCAATCCTCCGTGGTGCGGCGGCGCCCACCGGCGTGGGCGGTGCTCGGGGCGGCCGGGACGGGGTGTCGCGCCGTGCGGCCGGTGGTTGCGGGGCCGGACGGCCTCGCGACCGCAACACGGTACCCGGTGGCGTCCCGGATGCCGGACGGAATGCGGACGACCGGTCGGTCCGCCTGCTCTACGGTCGTGACGCATGACGCGACTCGACGGGACCGTCCTGACCATCGGCGGCGGCGGCTTCTCCATGCCGGAGGTCGCGGACGCCGGCTCGATCGACGACTTCCTGCTGGGCCTGACCGGCCGCGACACCCCGCGGGTCTGCTTCGTCGGCACCGCGAGCGGCGACGCGGCGTCGTACGTCGAACGCTTCGTGGCCGCGTTCGACGGTCGTGCCCGCACGTCCGTGCTCGCGCTGTTCGGCAACGGGCCGGACGGCGCGATCCCGCTGGACCGGCTCGACGACGTCCTCGAGCAGGACGTCGTGTACGTCGGCGGCGGGTCGACGGCGAACCTGCTGGCGGTGTGGCGGCTGCACGGCCTGCCCGAGCTGCTCGCCGAGGCGGCGCGCCGTGGGACCGTGCTCGCCGGGATCTCGGCCGGCATGAACTGCTGGTTCGAGGCGTCCAGCACCGACTCCTTCGGACCGTACGCGCCGCTGCGCGACGGCCTCGGCCTGCTGCGCGGGTCGGCGTGCCCGCACTACCGCGGTGAGCCCGGCAGGCGCGAGACGTACCTGCGGTGGGTCGGCACGGGCGCGCTGCCCGACGGCTACGCCGCCGACGACGGCGTCGCCCTGCTGTGGCGCGGCGGTGAGCTCGTGGAGGCGGTCGGCGAGGCGCGCGGGGCGAGCGCGTACCGGGTCCACCAGGGCGTCGACGGCGCCGTGGAGACGCCCGTGCCGACGCGGCTGCTCGCTGGCTGACCTGCGCGGGGGACCGCCCGGGTGAACCCGGGCGTGCGACCCGCGACACGCGGCGCCGCACCTGGTGGGCTCGGGTACGTTGCAGCGTCCCCCGCGCCCCGGCGCCCGAGCAGCAGGAGGCGCGCCGCCCCGTGCACCGCAACCACGTGTACGTGTTCGACGTCGCGTCGGCCCGCCCCGCGCTGCTCGACGACCTGGACGTCGTGCGCACGGCGCTGACCGGCCTCGTCGCGGACGCCGGCCTGCACCCCGTCGGCTCCGACGCGGTCCACCGCTTCGCACCCCAGGGCCTGAGCGTGGCGATCCTGCTCGCGGAGTCGCACGTGGCCGTGCACACCTGGCCCGAGCACGGCACCGCCTACGTGACCCTGACGACGTGCCGCCGCCCGCCGGCCGGGTTCGTCGAGCGCACGCGCACGGCCCTCGCCGACGCGTGGCACGGCACCGTCCTCGCCCGCACGATGGCCGACGCGTGACGCGCCCCCGGGCCCGGATGCGGCTGGGCACGCACCTGATCGGCACGCCGCCGTGGCGGTCGCTGCCGCACGGCGTGGTCGTGTACGGCGAGTGGGACCCCGAGGACCGCACGACGTACTACTGGGAGGAGTGGGAGGTCCTCGGCTACGAGAACCTCGACTTCTGGGTGGAGTACGACCACTACACCCGCAAGGTCACGCTCTACCGGCCGGTGCACGTCACCGAGCACCTCGAGCCCGCGCACCTGAGCGAGGGCCAGCAGCTGGTCGTGACGTTCGGCGGGCACCAGCACCCGGTCACGGTCGGCGAGGTCGGCGTCGGGACGATCCAGCACCTCGCGGGCGCGTTCACGTACGACCTGCAGATGGGGCAGCCGGTCGCGTACGCCGAGCTGCAGGGTGACGGGTTCGTCCTGTCGGTCGAGCGCTTCGACGAGCGCGTGCTCGACGTCTACCACGGCACCGTGCTGGACACCGCCGGCCAGAAGGAGCACTTCGGCAAGCGCGTCGCGCCCGGCGGCCTGACGTTCAAGGGCGTCCTGGTGGGTCTCGCCCTCGTGCTCGGCCTCGGGTGGATGACGACGTCCTGCGGCTCCGGCACCGAGACCTGCACGCCCCGCACCGTCGTCGCCGCGGACGGCACGGTCACCACCGAGCAGGACTGCGTGCGGCGGTCCGTCTTCGGAAGCGGGGGCCTCGGCAAGTGAGCACCACCGCACACCGGACCGGCACGACGACCAAGGAGAACCACGCGTGATCACCGACCTGCTGTCGACCATCGTCTACTCGGTGCTCGGCATCGTCCTGCTGCTGCTCACGATCGTGGTCGTGAACAAGCTGTTCAAGCTGAACCTGCACCGCGAGCTGGTCGACGAGCACAACACCGCCTTCGGCATCCTCATCGCCGGCGTCGCGGTCGCGATCGGCATCATCATCGCGGGCACCATCAGCTCCTGAGGGGCGCCGTGGACGTCGACGAGCAGCCCGTGGCCGCCCTCCGCGGACGGGCGGCCGGCCGGACGATGGACCGACCCACGGTGTTCGCGGCGGCACTGCTCGTCGCCGTCGGCGGCATCGTCTACGAGCTGATCCTCGGCACCGCCGCCTCGTACCTGGTCGGCGACTCGGTCGTCGCGTTCTCGGTGGCGACCGGGGTCACGCTGTTCGGCATGGGGCTGGGGTCGCTGCTCGCCCCGCACCTGCCCGGCCCGTCGGGCATCGCGTTCGCGCGCAACGAGCTCGCGCTGGGCCTCGTCGGCGGCGCGTCGGTGCTCGTGCTGTTCTGGGCGTACGGGGCGACGTCGCTGTACTGGCCGGTGTTCGTGCTGCTGTCGCTCGCGATCGGCGTGGGCATCGGCGTCGAGATCCCGCTGCTGGTCGCGCTGCTCAAGGAGCACGGGCGTGACGAGTCGGTCGCGCTGCTGTCGAAGGTGCTGGCGGTGGACTACCTGGGGGCGCTGCTCGCGTCCCTGCTGTTCCCGTTCGTCCTGCTGCCGGGCCTCGGGCTGGTCCGCACGGCCCTGGCGGTGGCGATCCTCAACGTCGGCGTCGCGCTGTTCATGCTGGCCCGCATGGGGCACCAGCCGCGGTGGACGTGGTCGACGGCGTCGGCACTGGTGGCGCTCGTCGCGGTGTTCGCCGTCTCGTCGGGTGTGGAGGCCGCGCTGAGCACGCGTCTGTACGAGGACCCCGTGGTCGCGGCGACGACGTCGAGGTACCAGAAGCTCGTCGTGACGGACTACCAGGGCGACGTGCGGCTGTACCTGGACGACCAGCTGCAGTTCTCGTCGGCCGACGAGGCGCGGTACCACGAGACCCTCGCGCACGCGACGCTCACGTCGGTGGCGGCGCCGGCGTCCGTCGCGATCCTGGGCGGCGGGGACGGGCTGCTGGCACGCGAGGTGCTGCGGTACCCGTCGGTGCGCGAGGTCGTGGTGGTCGACCTGGACCCCGCGGTGACGGAGCTGGCACGGACCAACCGCCTGGTCCGCGACCTGAACGAGGGCTCCCTGGACGACCCGCGCGTCACGGTGGTCAACGCCGACGCGTTCGGCTGGGTGCGCGGCACGGACGCGACGTTCGACGCCGTGCTGGTCGACCTGGTCGACCCGTCGAACGAGCGGGTGGCCAAGCTGTACTCGGCGGAGTTCTACGCGGCCGTGGCCGCCCGCCTGCGGCCCGGGGGCGTGATGGCCACGCAGGCCACGTCGACGTACTTCACGCCGCACGCGTTCTGGCAGGTGGTCGCCACGATGGAGGCGGGCGCCCCCGGCCGCACGGTCGTGCCGCTGAGCGTGAACGTCCCGTCGTTCGGCGAGTGGGGGTTCGCGCTGAGCCTGCCAGGCGGGGCGTCGTCGCTGCTGACGGCCGCACCCCTGCCCGACGGGCTGCGGTTCCACGACGCGTCCTCGCTGGGCGCGACGACGCGCCTGCCCGGCGACCTGCCGGAGCGTGACGCGGTGCCGTCGACGCTGCTGTCACCCCGCGTCCACACCACCTACCAGGGCGACATGGCGCACTGGCGGTACTGAGTCTGGCGCCGGGATCACTTCCCGTGGCACGTAACCTGACCGCATGGTGGACGACGAGCCGCGCTGGCTGAGCACCGACGAGACCAACGCCTGGATCGCGCTCAGCGCGCTCACCACCCACCTGCCCCACGCCCTGGACACGCAGCTGCAGCGCGACGCCGGCATCTCGCTGGCCGAGTACCACGTGCTCTCGTGGCTCTCGATGGCACCGGACCGCACCCACCGGATGCGCGACCTCGCCGCGCGCGCCGACGTCAGCCTGTCCCACCTGTCACGCATCGTCGCGCGCCTCGAGGCGCGCGGCTGGATCCGCCGGCACCCCGATCCCACCGACGGCCGCACCACGCTCGCCACGCTCACCGACGCCGGCTGGGACAAGGTCGTCGCGACGGCGCCCGGGCACGTCGCCGAGGCGCGCCGCCGCGTGTTCGACCGCCTCGACGACGCGCAGGTCGGGCACCTCGCGGCCGTTGCGAGGCAGGTCGTCGAGGCCTGCGGCGTCACGCTCCCCCGGGTCGACGGGGCCTGACGGCACCGGGGCGAACCGGCCCTCGGGGACGGCCGGCGCCGCGACTCACATGCGGCCGCTGCAGATCAGCCGCTCGCGGGTGACGTCGATGACGCTGCCCCAGGTCTGCACGCCGCTGACGGCGCCGACCCACGGCGTCGAGCCCTCCTGCGCCGTGCCGACGCGGAACGGCCCGTCGCTCCCGGCCGCGACGTCCAGGCTCACGTCGGCACCCGTCAGGGAGCTGGGCGACCCGGGCTCGTCGACGGTGCCGAGGTGGCAGACGTCGACCCGCAGCACACCGGACGTCGCGTCCCGCACCCCGAAGACGCCGTACCAGGACCCGACGCTCACCGGGACGGTCGACGTCGCCACGACGGTGTCGCCGCCGGTGCCCGCGACCGCGAACGCCCAGCACGTGGTGAGCTCCTCGTCGCACGCGGTGGTGCTGGTGCCGAGCGTGAACGCGCTACCGGCGGCGCCGTCCTGGCTGACGACCGTCGCGGGCGCACCGTCCGCGTCGACCCGCACGACGGTCGCGACCGAGAAGCTGCCCGTGGTGTCGACGACCGGTCCTGCCGTCGACGCGCCGTCGTCCGCCTCGTCCAGGAGCAGCGCGCGGTCCGTCGTCGTGCCCCAGAGCTCGGCGGCCATGCCGTCGGCCCACGTGGTCGAGGGCGTCAGGGTCAGGGTCGTGCCGGCGCGGGTGTCGGTCGCCGTCAGGCCCTGCCCCTCGTCGAGGAGCCAGCGGGCGCCCGCCGGCGCCGTCGGCGCAGCCGTCACCGTGAACCGGTAGAGACGCTCGGGTCCCACGTTGCCGGCCACGTCCACGGCCTGCACCGTGAGCTGGTGCGGTCCCGCGGAGGTCGGTACCCACGTCACCGTCGCCCCGGCGTCCCCCGGCACGACGTCGACCTGCGCGGGTGCGCCGTCGAACGCGTAGAGGAAGGCCGCCACGTCGTCCGTGCCCGGGGCCTCGAACCGGAAGTCCCCGGCGACGCCGATGCCCCCGGCCACGGCGTCCTCGGCGTAGACGGCGCCCGCACCCTCGACCGGTGCCACCGTCGGCAGCCCGGGAGCGGTGACGTCGACGGCGATGCGGCACCGCACGACCGGGCTCGTGCGGCCCTTGGCGTCGCGCGCCTGCACCCGCCACTCGTGCGCGCGACCGTCGCGCAGCAGCCCCTCGGGCACCTGGACCGCGTGGGCCGACCCCGACGCCTGCGCGGCGGTCGCGCGCGACGACCACAGCAGACGCCCCGTCCGCCCGTCGCGCACCTGGAACGTGCCGCGCAGGGCGTCGCCGTCAGGGTCCGACAGCGTCGCCCGCAGCGTGGGCGTCGCGGACCGCAGGGCCGCGGCCGTCGACGACGAGCACGACGACTCGGGCCCCGACGTGCCCACGTCGGCGGGGCGGTCGGGCGCGTGGTTCACGGCACGCGGCGCGTGCCCCGACGGGCCGCCGCCGTGCGCCAGCGCGACCCCCGGGACGAGGGCGAGCGCGCCGGTGAGCGCACCGACCGCGAGCGCGCGGACCACGGTGGCGAGGCGACGGGAGGACGAACGGTCGTGCACGGGTGCCCCCTGCTGGGTCGGGTCGCTCGACGCGGGCGGCGGTGCCGGCGCGCGGTGACGCGCGGAACTTATCGGACGCTTCGGGCGTCGTCCAGATCCGGTTCCGGCGTCCCGGCAGGTACGTCGCCCGGACGGCCCGGCGTCACACGTCGCCGGCCGCCAGCGGCCGGTCCAGCCCTACGACCCCCAGCTCGACGCGCTCGATCCCGTCCAGCGGCAGCGCGGACGACGCGCCCAGGCCCGAGGCCGTGCGCTCGCCCGTGCTCGTCCACGTCGCGACGACGGACCGCTGCCCGTCGCCGCCCACGAGGACGAGCTCGTAGACCCCCTCGGGGAGCTCGGCCGCCTCGTACGCGCAGGACCAGTCCAGGCGCGTGCCCCAGCCCGTCTCGGCGAGCGTCAGGTCGGCCGTCACCCCCGAGCCGCCCACGGGCGTCAGCGCGACGGTCCGCGCGTCGGCCGCGACCACGACCGGGTCGGGCGCCCTGGCGGCGGTGACCGCGGACGCCGTGACGCCCGTGAGGACGACGAGCACCGCGGCCGCACCCGCGAGCGCTGCACGACCCCGCGTCCGACGCCGCCGCGCCGCCTCTGCGAGGCGGGTGAGGGGGACGACGTCTCCGGCGGGGTCGGGCGCGGCGGGCACGGCCGCGGCGTCCTGTGCCGGCACCATGCCCAGCAGCGCAGGCATGCCGGCGAGCTCACCGACCGCCGCCCGGCAGGCGTCGCACCCGGCGAGGTGCGTCTCGAACTCGCGGCGTTCCGCGGGTGCGAGCGCGCCCAGCACGTACGCGGCGTCCCACTCGCGGTACGGGTCGGCGGTCATGACGTCACTCCCCTCTCCTGCAGCGCGAGGCGCAGGGCGCGCAGCGCGTAGTGCAGCCGCGACCTCACGGTGCCGGGCGGCACGCCCTGCTCGGCCGCGAGCTCGGCGACCGAGCGCCCGCCGTAGTAGGCGCCGACGACGACCGCCCGGTGGTCCGCCGAGAGCGACGCCAGCGCGTCGGCGACGAGCCAGCGGTCGAGCACGGCCTGGGTGCCGTCGCCGGTGGCGGCGTCCGGCGGTGCGTCGGACGGCATCTCGTGGCGGCGCTGGGCGCTGCGCGCGTCGTCGACGACGAGGTTCCGGGCGACGGTGAACAGCCACGCCCGCACGGACGGCTCGGGGCGGGTCAGCACGTCGGGGTGACGCCACGCCCGCAGCAGGGTCTCCTGCACGACGTCCTGCGCGCGGGCCGCGTCGGTGAGGCGCGCGACGTACCGGTGCAGCGCGTCGGCGTGCGCCGCGTGCGTGGCACGCAGCAGCGCGTCGGGGTCGGCCGTCATGCCCGCACCTCCCCGGTCACCCGCACCGTCGCACCGTCGCGGCCGTCAGGACGCCGTCAGCCGCAGGTCGAACTCGACGGCCCCGGTGTCCTCCACCGTCACGAACCCGAGCGACGGCGCCTGGACGCCGAAGTCCGCGAACGTCACCGGCACCGACCCCACCACCTGGACCGCGTCGCCGCTGCCGGCGACCTGCGCGTCGACCGTCACCTCCTGCGTGACGTCGCGGATCGTCAGGTCGCCCGTGAGCTGCGCGCTGGTGACGCCGTCACCCAGCTCGACGGGCTCGGTGAGCGTGAACGTCGCCGTGGGGAACGTCCCGACCTGCACGGCCTGGTCCCGGAAGTAGTTGTCGCGCGGCGGCTCGTCGGTCGCGATGCTCGCCATGTCGACCTCGATCTCGGCCGCGGTGAGGCTGCCGCCCTCGACCGTGACGGAGCCCGTCACGTCCTCGGTGCGGCCGGTGACCGTCACGTCCTCGCCGCGCAGCACCTCCTCGACGCGGTACCCGGCGAACGACCCGTCCGCGACGGTCCACGTGCCGTCCGTCGCCGCCACGGGTCCGCCCGCGGCGCTCGCCTCGAGCGTCGGCGCGGCCTGCGCGTTGCTGTTGGCCCAGTCCGCGTACAGGCCGGGGCCGACGGCCACGGCCACCACCCCGAGCACGACCACGCCCGCACCGACCCCTGCCCACACCTTCGTCCGCTTGTTCATCGTGCCCTGCCCTCTCGCCGCCGGCCGCCCCGACGGGGGCCCTCCACCTGTAGACGAGGCAGCGGGTCGATCCGTTCAACGCGACGCCGGGTCACGGCCTCACGGCGCCGCGGGGCGCTGCATGAGCACCACCTCGAACCCCGGGCGGTCGGTGACGCCGACCGGCTCGAACCCCCAGGACCGGTACACGTCGTCCAGGTGCGGGTTGGACGCGCGGTGGTCGAGCCGCAGCCACGTCGCGCCGGCAGCGCGCGCACGCTCGCCCACCCACTCGACGAGCGCCCGCCCGAGCCCGGTCCCCGCCGCCCGCCGGGCGACCATGAGCCCGTGGACGTAGAGGGCGGGCGCGTCGTCGTCGCCCCAGTACTCGGGGTCCGTGGCGACGACGCGCACGACGCCCCGCAGCCCGTCGTCGTCGCGGACCACCCACCACTGCCCGTCGGCCACCTGCGCCGCGATGCGCTCGGCCGGCACGGACCCGACGGGCCACTGGTCGATGCCGCGGGTGGCCATCCAGTCCTCGAGGGAGCGCCGCAGCGCGTGGATCGCCGTCGCGTCGGCGGCGGTGGCCTGCTGGGGGTGGACGTCCACGGCACCCGACGGTAGTGCGTGGGGCCGGTCCCGCGTGCGCACGAGCGACGCGACCGGCCGGGGCGCCTGGTACTTCTGCCCGCCACGGCCGCACCGGGAGCAGCATCAGTCGCCATGTGCGCCGGTGGGCGACCATCGCGACCGGAGCTCGGCCCTACGGTTCGGGCCAGCCTTCGGAGTCCGAGGCCAGGTGACCACCCAGGGACTCGGCGAGCCGGCGCAAACCGTCCTCGATACGCGCCCAGGACGCGGCCGTGCCACCACCGGCCGGTTCGACGGACAGTGCGCGCAACGCACCGTCTGTCGCGATGGTCTCGACCATGGCGGTCCCGTCAGCGGCGAACAGCTGGGTCCCGTCCTCCAGGAGCTCGCGGGGTCTCACGGGCCGGCCGTCCTCGTGCGCGAGATCGAGCTCGGTCAGGACCGCAGCCACCGTGTCGACGGACAGGGGCGCGAAGTGCCGCGGGTCGTCCAGGCCCGCAGCCGGTCCCACGGCGAGCAGCAGCTCGACCCCGACGTCGTCGAACGGCTCCGCGGGCGCCGGGGTGGGTGCGTCGAACAGCACTGCCAGCGGGCTCGACGTCACGAGCGCCGGGGGCGTCTGGCCGGCGTAGGCGAGGTAGGGCGCGAGCACCGACGGCTGCGGGTCCTGGTCGCGTCGCCACGACGAGGGAAGGTCCTCGGTGATGTTCTTGCGTAGCGCCAGCGGGTCCCGACCGGCATGGAGCTCGCCCTTCTCGTACCGACGGGCCATGCCGCCCGGGAGGTAGATCACGTGGATCGGTGTGCCGTCGCTGAGCCGGAGGACCGGCTCCTGGTGCTGCGCCATGCGGATGCGGCCCTTCTGCAGCCACAGGTCCCACCGCGACCGAGGGTCGATC contains:
- a CDS encoding sigma-70 family RNA polymerase sigma factor, whose translation is MTADPDALLRATHAAHADALHRYVARLTDAARAQDVVQETLLRAWRHPDVLTRPEPSVRAWLFTVARNLVVDDARSAQRRHEMPSDAPPDAATGDGTQAVLDRWLVADALASLSADHRAVVVGAYYGGRSVAELAAEQGVPPGTVRSRLHYALRALRLALQERGVTS
- a CDS encoding GNAT family N-acetyltransferase, which gives rise to MDVHPQQATAADATAIHALRRSLEDWMATRGIDQWPVGSVPAERIAAQVADGQWWVVRDDDGLRGVVRVVATDPEYWGDDDAPALYVHGLMVARRAAGTGLGRALVEWVGERARAAGATWLRLDHRASNPHLDDVYRSWGFEPVGVTDRPGFEVVLMQRPAAP
- a CDS encoding YceI family protein produces the protein MNKRTKVWAGVGAGVVVLGVVAVAVGPGLYADWANSNAQAAPTLEASAAGGPVAATDGTWTVADGSFAGYRVEEVLRGEDVTVTGRTEDVTGSVTVEGGSLTAAEIEVDMASIATDEPPRDNYFRDQAVQVGTFPTATFTLTEPVELGDGVTSAQLTGDLTIRDVTQEVTVDAQVAGSGDAVQVVGSVPVTFADFGVQAPSLGFVTVEDTGAVEFDLRLTAS